ttgttttttattatatcataaacaattttaccttttcattttaaaatttaagaaaaacaatgattttagaaaACATGTTGGAGGGGCTttggtttttcaaaaaaaaaatgtgcattatggggaaattttttgttttattctttctgACACAATTTTTTTGGGCCAACCCTTTCCTCATCCCccaacaatttaataaaactttaccaAATAAAACAGACAACAGTATTGTCATGGGgctttttggtttttaaaaagaaagggattttttctttaaataatgcaACATTGATATAACTTTCTCCCCCAAAACTACCAAACCcttcaaaatttaatgaaaaatttcccCGTGATTTTGTAAAACCTagtttatgttgttttttcaaaaaaattctgaagtttggggactttgttttttgttttatcttatctcagttttacttcaaataattatgattttgtcTCTTGTGTTTTTGTGATGCGGGGGGTAATTATCCATTTAGTGAAGCTCAGTTTATTTTTTCAATCCCATGCCTTTTTCATGCACGATAATAGGCCTTCAAATTTAACTCCCAAAAGGGTttgttgattttttcatattacatttttaattaaaatttaaatttttttaattatttaaaacgtGCCCAAAgtaacatgtttttttctatggatttttttaataattttaaaaaaagggaaacctTTAAAAAAGACCAGTATTTTACCCaaattatttttcctttaaaaatgaataaaaattttaacagtttaaaaaaatattcatttctttaaaaaatatttttcccaatttaaaatatgaattgaTTTTTTCCTACAAACCCTTTTACAGTGGAAATAGAAAATACCttcaaattttttaagaaaaaattgggacggttttcataaaataaaaattaaattattaactttatatataagttcatgaatttaaaacttttttgatatCTTGTTGGtagccttttaaaaaaaaaaaaaatttttttttaaaaaaaacgaaatttgattttgaaaaaaaaagcttaaaacaTTTGGgtgattttgtaaaaattgttcaattaaaaaaatttttgacttatataaaactgtttttttattCGTGTAAAACGTTTTTTGCCCTCCCctttggtttctttttcaaacatttatttaaggATGTTTATAAAAaacttgttttattacatttaccAGAATTATCTTGAGTACTATAGGGTCAAAAAacccattttttgttttttgattttttatagaaataaggGGCCGCAAAAGGTgaaaataattatcttttgatTGATGACGTTTAAATCAAATACAATTTATCAAGCAAAaagttttttgtaaaaaaatattgctACCCCGGGCGtgttatttaattttaatgcttttaaaatttttttgtatttgtagttTTAGATTAACTGTTTCGAAATTCGGTTTCCATCAcctttttttccatgttttcagTCATATTGGAAGGGCATTATTTAAAGGTTGTTTTTGGATCGGGGTGGTAATTTAATTTCCAATGAATGGAACTGGAAggttccccaaaaaaaaaacaaaggaaatttGCGGAggtgaaaaattttttaagtgggctaaaaaaattttaatcagGCATTTCAAGGATTTAATTTTGCAATACAtggcttttaaaaaaaacagaatgaaatcttttaattttttaaatggttttttcgaatttttaaaaattatttcgttTTATTTAAACCTTTCAttattttggggttttaaaatcCTTGTTGAAACTAAtcttttatgtgaaaaaaattttcaaattaaatttttccCGAATATggggttttaattaaaaaagtaaaaattaaaaaaaaatacttaaatataaataatattatttttttgcattcAGATATAAAGAATGagatttcaaaaaatttttgtgAAAACAGTGGGGGTAAAATTTAGAAGGggtccttttaaaatgtcaaaaaatttgtttttaaagagaaaaattaccggtttaaaaaaaaaattaaacccagTAATTGTTCCAAgaaatggggaaaattttttacGCATTAAAGTGTTAAGCTAAATTTAAACAAacgaattagaaaaaaaaaaaatctaaaatttttgGAATCAAAAAAGGATACAAATAGATCTTTGTCGAGCTTttctttaaaagattttaaatggCAAAAATTTAACCCCCCCGACCGGGTGTTGAACAAATTTAATCCTTTAATCCCCAAAAACccataaagaaaattttaaaaaattgaaaatttttagaaaatttgtcgGAATAAAACTCAGCATGATATTGGAAAGTTTGcaaattgttaaaaataaagAAGGCAAACGCAAAATTAAAGGGAAGGTCAAAAACCCCCCCTTACTGatcccaaaaaaaatttcccaaacatatttttcgcaaaaaaaaatattacttcgATTTTCCAAAAAACGGTGTTCGGAATTAGTTTTAAAGCAAGCATTAGagtaagataaaaaataaaaaacttttcccCCCCCTTATCAgtagttaaaattttttttaaaaaatcgcgGGACGGATTTTTCCTCGGACgggggggttttttttcctgtaCTTGCTTTAATTTTATTGACGGTAGCTTTTAATTTATTGATTATCAtcttctattttcttttttatcaaaacaaattcgATTTAAGGATCCCGGGttggaaaaaagtttaaaaaactttAGCTATTTGCCTGGGAAAACTTTCCCCCACTAAAAAGACTACAGGAAAACCCCCTTTTAAAAAGTTAGTACAAAAACGGggtttttacttaaaaaaaaagtgcattaaatgaattcaggcaatgttttatatttttttaaattatttcccaaATTTGGTTTAAGATATGGGAAGTCCTACAAATTTTTCGGGCAACaaaatttatgctaattttaatTTTTGGACATTACCTTTTGACAATGACTGTTTTTTCTTTTGATACTtcttttgggaaaaatttaaaagaaatgcttAATGTTTCCTTTCGTTTTTTTCGGCAATTGTggtaaaaaaattttggtcaaaaattttGTGTTagtttgatttttgaaattttaaaggggtggattttttttttttaaatgttaaaattttttgtttttttaaaaaaacttttgctAACCCATATTTAAatgtaattcttaaaaaaaagttaaagggAAAACCAAtaacttttctaaaaaaatttatttaataaacagacaaacatacccaaaaaagggtttttggtTTGAAcccttgtatttttttaaaattgcctTTAAAGAATTTTTCCCTTCtgtcttaaaaaattttttagtttaatAATTGAAGAAAACAACCATTTTTTGGTAAAATTAAGATGCACCcatttttaaaagggaaagggGACCCCCTaggtaagttttttttctttgtattttttattgttttttaaaatttaaaaaaatttcctaaaaGATTGCTTAgcgaaattttaaaacttaaaaattttttttataaaaatttcggGGGGAAAACggcaaattttggttaaaaattgtggtttaattttgtaaattttaaaggtCTTTACCTTTGGGAATTTTtgtggttgaaaaaaaaagaaaatatccccccccaaaaaaaatatttccgtAGGGGGTATTTTGTGATCTGATTGGTTCAAAAATTGGTAGTTTTTACCTAAAAAAAGAAGtaacttgtttttaaataaaattttttcatattttttttttttcagtccggGGTTcgtttaaaaaaagggttttttttaaaagggttaagAATGACCTTTTGCAAAATATTGTTTGGgggccccctttttttttttttttttacttttttaaaaaataaaaaacctgaactttttagaaatatttattttatttgcattggTTCCCTCCGAACTTTTTTTTgcggaaaatgaattttaaagaagAGGAAAACAAAAACTGTACGGAACgcatttgtttgtttaaaaccGGGGTGTAAACTGCCCCGTGCATGAAGGGGGTTTCATCCAAACGGAGATAGTGTGGGTAACCTCCTTTTGGGAAGAgtataatgataaaaaagtttaaatattttttcatgctGCACAGCCTAATATTATAAAGAACTTACAACGAAAAAACAATAGCTCGAACCTTTGCTTTTTCTCTTTGCAATATGAAAAGAATACCAatgctttttcaaaaatataatttgcaAAGAAACGGATCCGATAGTGATATCACCGTTAACCTTATTcctctttttttcttcttctttaaattcgaaaaaaaaaataatcaatataAAAGGCTACATTTGAATTTTAATCGTCAGTTGGGGCCCCCCCGTGGCCCTGGTAAGGGCCTGCTTCAAACACTTCCCctatcgatgtgggtttgagcttTACTCGGGGggtaattcttcatgtgagggggGGCCCTCCTCCGCTAGGAAAATcggttttggggtttttttaaaaaaacagggGGGACCTGGGGTCCCCCCACATCAAAGTGGAAAGTCGCCAAAGAATTATTTTtcgtgcgacgttaaaccccaacaaaaaaaaacgccgtgtaaagatattttgtaaaaaactcatttttattttaagatattttaccaTTACATAgaaaagaatataattaaaaaatagatGAGTGCACAGCAGATGAAAGTCCATGTTCCCACAGTGTAATAAAACAGAAGGAAGTTTCGTTGCATTTGAGTTGGCTATATTTCAAGAAGAAGAGTAACATGTCGAGGGAAATTGTTGGTTGAGTGTCTAGCAACTTTAAATAATGGATTTGGTACAGGTATAACCAAAATCTATCACAggaccattttttaaaaaattttcattttatttgatttgattattaaaatcattattacccAAAAACACCcttttcagagtgaaaaacatggactttttggtttaaaatgtgaacaaaaattgttttttgtgacaaactgaaaaaagaaaaatgcgcCCCGAAACTGGAAGGTTTGTAAACCTGGTTGACGGACTTACGATGGGTGGGAAGAATGCAAATCGACATGCTTTCCCTAAAAATTTTATTTGTGAAATGCGGGGCGGAAATAGAATGTAAATGTAATAAAGGGAAAAATTAAAACAGGGGCTAGACACTGGAAGgtaggttaaaaaaaaattgttttttgaaaaacatgTGTGATTCAAAAGCTGTAAGGTTTTTGTTGGTAGCTTAATCTTTTGTACTCAAGACAAGGAACTAAAACGATTTGTAAAAAACCAACATTCATTTATCTTACAACATAAATTGGTTAGGAATGTGGAAAAGGCTTCCCACGTTACGCCCTCCCctgcccaatttttttttttcttttcaattttaaagttcTTGATATTATCATtgtgacgaaaaaaaaaaatttttaattttaaagaaggaaaaaaaaaaatttttaaccttTTCTTTAAAAGGCCCATAGAAAGTTGgtcgaaatttaaatttttgttaaagggGTAAAGAGAAGCATTTGAAAGATTCAGCGAAAAAAAATAACTGGTGATAAAATGGAAATTATATTTCTATGTTAAACCCCAAACGAATTTTAAATATTCGTTGAAAGAAAttgataaagtaaaagaaaaaaaaaaataaaaaaatgtattttaatatttgatgaaataattttattatttacccCTTTGTCTTGATGTTATAATAACgaaattttacagtaaaatttaaattttaaaatttttttactaaaataaaacaaccttaggaaaaaaatttttttcctttaagtaaaataaggtgcattgattttaaaagtcgttatttctttatgtttattgtttttttaagaGTGCGAAGCGAATTTTGGAGAAACTGTCTTGAAGAATGTACATGAATGAAATACAAGGGGTTGTGTCATGAGCGGGTGAATGTAAAAGCAAAAAgggatttaaatttaaaataaacaaataataaaaatacggTGTAGAAAAACTAAAAAGTCACCCtgtataataaatattgatactTATCATATTTATCGAATCTTTGACTTATTATCGTGCATACGATTAAGAAGCAAACACAAATTTTTCCCCGCTGTTTCGCCATTTGGGTGATATTGAgcattcctttttaaaatttcaatcagaattaaatttttcaaattttttaaaatgtgtgatttttaattttaaaaaaaaaaggtctttttttaaaacatttttatacgtAGGAAACTGTTaggttgttattttgttttttaaatgggctttttattttttaagggaaAGGCGGGTAAAACTGTACTACCCATGGGACGAGGtgaagagaagaaaaagcttttttttaaaaaaaaattcattgtcgAAATTATTGGGGTCTTTGAATGTGTTGAATGAAGGTTTCGTTGAAATATTGGGGTTTGTAAAggtttgggaaattttttattttttgcgtGAAGATAATACTACTCTGTTTATAAGTCCCTCTGATGTATTTTATATCTATTGAAATTAGTTTTGAAGAGACTTTtgatttaagaaatttttttttcttttctcatttaCTTTGTGGCAGTGTTCATTTGATTATTTTGTAGTGAATTTATTAGGTATTTAACCTGTGCAGGAAACAATAAACGTTGGTAATCATATATTTCCACGTGCTTGTGTAATTTTTAAGGTTATTTTATTTGTCTAGTAACTTGATACAAAGCGCACATCTATAAGTTTCACTGAAAAAGGCATCTATATTTGATATTCTGTTGTATTTGACTTGGCACTACGGTATTTCCACcttgaaaattttgtgtttttacagACATAAATGAATGCTTAGATTCAGCAGTTAATAATTGTGAGCAGATATGCTTGAACACACCAGGCGGCTTTGAATGCGATTGCGAAACTGGTTTCGACATGCTGAATGGAACATGTGCAGGTATTTTGCGATGACATTGTGCCATTATCATCAAACTTCTGATATTCTGTACGACATACCTCCAAAATCAACCGCGACcttttatattaacgtaaaatcGGGAATAGCAAATATAGTACATCTAAAACTGCATTAGAAGTTCTATTTATGCAAAGTAGGCAGTTTGTGTTACACTTGAAATCGATAGcttttcttaacattttcattttaattattgtaGTAGTTACTAGTATGAGGCTActatttttgtttgtgttattTGTAGATATAGATGAATGTAGTGATAAAGAATCGTGTCAACAAATCTGTAACAATACTATTGGAAGCTATACATGCTCATGCGAGCCAGGATTTAGTCTGAATATAACAGACAGGAAGTCGTGCATATGTAAGAAGATTTATCCTATTTTTCACTTTCGCCATAAAACCCTCGGGAGTTGAGTTGTACAGCGATTACTTTGAGTATGGGAGctcgtgggtttgatccctggccgcGGCATTTTAAACACGTAGCATCTTTCTCGCTTTGCATTTAGCATTTAGAGAATAGTGCTAGGACTAGTCGGCCAAGTTTCATTATAATTTGACtgtgtggggtatcatgtcacgtgtctgcGGCTCGATATTCTTGTGAGGAAGCACTATAAAGTCGGACAGTGTGCTCGCTGCTAtaagtagacatcgtcgtttatttgactgaaaaattgttcaaaacacccggacaaaacaaaaaaacataaaatattaaaaacatttccaACGGGAATTATAGACGGAAAATCTTGCTAATGTAAGCATTTTCTCCAGCGTTCCGGTGTAAATTAATAAGAGCCGTAGTCGTCTATTTAAAGTTTTCAGTTTAAATacttattgcattcattttaaaGTGGATATTTGCTTCAAATGTAATACTGTAGAATCTACGCAAAGTAATAATTATATACGTTATGCAATGAAGTCATGACTCAAGGAAAACTATTTCAGCATGTCAATCGTGGACCTATGGACTGAATTGTACATCAAACTGCTCTTGCGATATTCCAAACACGGAAACATGTAACGCGAAAAATGGTGACTGCTCATGTAAATCTGGTTGGAATGGCACATACTGTGAAGCTGATATCAACGAGTGTGCCAATCAATCTGTGTGTCCGGAAAATTCGTCATGTGTGAATGTGAATGGAAGTTTTGACTGTACTTGTGATAGGGGGTATTCAAAGACAAGTGACAAATTTCTCTGCAAGGGTATGGTCAAGATTATAACCATTTCTAAAGTTTACAAGCTCATGGATTATTTTACATACAGTAATTACAAAAAGTAGTCGAGCGTCATGTATTTTCACTCCTTATGTCTCTTAATAACCTTTGGAGACATATATGTCTCAAGAGTTTTCAGTTAGACTTagtatattgtttatatatatcatTGACATGCTtcgtaatttttttatattttttggggggggttggGGTGGTGGGGGGcgtggaggtggggggggggcatTATATTCCCTAAACAAAGAATTGTACGGCTTTTTAAGCTCTTTTTGGAGAAACCCTGGTCACATTTTTAGGAATATTGCATGCAATCTTTAGTTCATTGTGGTATTTTCGCATCCTAAACAATTTAGTTAGTTTTAGtcatttgtttttatacattAAGTATTCAGATCAAGGCATTATCCGAAGTGTAGTTAGGATTATATGTGGCAATATCTGCATCTGCtatttccaaatttttaaaattcacaaaATTGTGTGCGTACCCTCTAGTAAATAATTTGCTAAATTCTTATGAAAATAAGCACAACTTATAATAAGAAAGTTAATTAAGTTAAAATATGGCTGTATTATTGTGAATAAAGTAGTTTTTTGAAGATTCTAAGTAAGGAATCTTGACTGGAAATATTCTCTTATATCGCGTGTGTGCTTTTGATATAACATCACACCATAATAGCACTGGCATCACGATAATTTGCACGCTAACATATATCTGGGAAATGTTTTACCTAGCTGCAAAATTTATTAATTGCTGGCaattaaataaatctttttgTCACGCTTATTTAGAATGTGATGATTACATGTACGGTGATGATTGCCTTGAAAATTGCACGTGCAATGTTGAGACGACAAATGCCTGTAACAATGTAAACGGAAGTTGTTATTGTAAAAAGGTAATTATTTGTGATTGTTAgattaattttatttctatttgcGGTCAATTACACTTTGGTCGTAAGGTCTTTTTGTTTATTCAAAGTTTGGATTGTTCTTGGAGAGTTGATACCTTAGCCATTTGTTCTTAATAAAAGTGTAAAGTACTtagaatcatttttttttgcttctgaACTAAAGCTGTTTAATGTTTAACCTTAGAAAGACAATTAGATAAGTGTGACTGATGGTTTTAATTATTGTTAATATATTAGTCATATTAATAAGGGAAACTTTTCAACGTTTAATGGAGTTCTCAGTATGATTCCTTTGTTGGTCATGAAAAGTAATTGAAAATACCAATTTTTGTCTTAAATGTTTAGGGAAATTCTGTATAGTATAGTACAGTATATATTAAAAAGAGTTCATTAGAGTTAGGCAATAATGACATATGGTTTGTATCTCTTTTGAAAGGGTTGGGAAGGTGAACGGTGTTCGCTTGACACAAATGAATGCTCAGAAAATGTTACTTTATGCTGGAATAAAGCAAACTCAACCTGCAAGAATGAAGCTGGTTCTTTTCGTTGTGATTGTAACGAAGGCTTCCGAGAACAAGACGGCTTTTGCACAGGTTcgattatacataaaatatattccaTTATAATCTTGTCGTATTGTAATGgataattaatatttatctaaAGTTATATATAAGCAGCGCCTTATATGTGCCATTATTTTCTTTAGTTTGTTGTCTAGTTAAGCTTTGAATAGTTTAAACCATATTTCTTCTCGGGAACGGTATACTTCGTAAAAAATATCCATAACATATAAACCAAACATATCTAAATTTTGAACGGtaataaatcaaatcaaaacatacCATGCACAATCAATTAGAACATATTTAGATAAAAGTTTGAACCAATAACtgttaataataaaattagtaGTCAATATTTGAAACAAAGAATGTTCATAATAGTTCAGCCTAATTAAAAAAGattaatatatttaatgaaaatgacaTCAATAACACTTCTGAACCACTGTTTAAAGTTTTTGACACCCATGATATATCTAACATCATGTTAGATTAAAATGTTACATCAATTGTATCTACATATTGCATGTCATTATTAAATTACTCTTAttgcaatttaaatttgtttttcttccagATTGTGATCAATGGCAATTCGGAAAAGATTGTGAATCAAACTGCACATGCAACGTGACAAAATCTGAGTACTGTAATCAAATATCTGGAATCTGTGTATGTAAATCAGGGTGGAACGGCACAAACTGCCAGGATGACGTTGATGAATGTGACATAGAAAATATTTGCCCGGATAACTCTTCATGTGAAAACACGTTAGGAAGCTTCGAATGTAAATGTAACCTAGGTTATACAGAAACCGATAATGGGCAGTGCAATGGTTAGTTTCCGAATTATTGTTTTAATTGAACCATGTGACATTACATGAGTTAATATGTATGTATGCAAATTCTTAGTATTCCGTTTTTTGTTGGTGTTTTTGTACAAAAGTTCATTAGATATTTGTATGTTAATAGTGGTAATACGTACAGTCTGGTAAAATACACAACACAGCTCTTGAAGAGTAACTTATTTTCAGCTTCTTGAAATAACGTTTCGACAAAACACAGACTAATAATAGGCGTGTATTGATAGAAAGTTGTTCCCTTTCTCATTTACATTTGTGATATTCCGTATTGCAAGTAAGCATTATGAATGTCCATTGTTGATGATTACAAGGCTACGAATCGGTAAGTATTATAGTAGATCCAAATATGAAAGTTAAATgcagatttcctggaagcacagagtaTCCAAACGACAGAGTCTGACATAGAGCCAAGTATCGCGAAGTAGttccgcaacaaaaagaaactgtaacagaaaaataaatacagCAGACGGGTGGCTTCAAAAATTTAAGAACAAGTACTTTTtgtttatatgtaaatataaaatgggtaaggggtagatacAATTCATGGCAAGTCGACacattttctaatttgtttttttttttactgtagaaATGCATACTGTCTTGTTATTGCTGTAAGTCTATAGCCACTGTTTGTTTCACGTGCAGATGTAGATGAATGTAATGCCACTGAAACATGTCACCAAATCTGTAGCAATACCATTGGAAGTTTTACATGTTCATGCAAGCTAGGCTTTAGTTTGAACATAACAGACAAAACATCATGCACATGTAAGttactattttatatattttgcttttactaAAGAAGCCTTTACGTAAATTGACAATAGTGCCGTGGACTCTGTTAATTCTTCGTAATATGAGTGGCAGCAAATTTGCATATGATTCAAAGTCAGTAATAAAAACCAACATTcctaaatatataaaatgcagTTATAAAAACACTTAGGTTAATactaacaaaataatattttagcatgtcAACCTTGGACGTATGGACAAAATTGTGAATCAAAATGCAATTGTGAGATTCCAAATACGGAGATATGTAATGCGACAAATGGAGAATGTACGTGTAAAACAGGATGGTATGGCACGTACTGCGAAGATGATATCAACGAGTGTGCTAATAAGTCTGTGTGTCCGGAAAATTCATTATGCGTAAATTTAAATGGAAGCTTTGACTGTAACTGTGATAGGGGATACGTAAAGACAGATGACAAACGCTGCAAGGGTATGGGACGTTTTATATCTATTTCATAAATGacaaatatcaattattttattatttgaatcaaagttttaacattttgtgaaatctggagaaatcataaatgaaagtaAAACCACATATTTTCTCTTGTGTTCACTCCTATTGTACAAAAATTTTAAGCATCATGTCTTTATATATGTGCTTTGGAGAATATGCAGTTTGACAGTCTACCTTCATCCTGTCCACACTTTTATCTACCAACCATTACCATATAATCTGACACGTCTTGCACCCTATTTATCGCCAAGTTGTATACTGGTAACACATCGACCTATTGATTACTTATTATGCCTCAAGAAGCCCTGGCCAGAATTTCAACAAAAGTTCAATGAAATGACAGTACCACATGAAACCCTTCATCCCTATTTCAAGATTAATTGTTTTTACTGAGTTACggtatattgatttttattcatcACGTTTGCTTACAGTCCAGACATTCTGAAAAGCTTACCGATGACTCTGCTGATCTGCAACTTTTAAGAAATTTagtttgtgttatatttttttagatatttgatttgatttattaCCCGTATTAGCCGCTGATGCTGTTTGAATTTCGTTTGTAGAGATCTTTACGTACTTTCTAATATCTTGATGACATTTTAAGCATTTATAAGCAAAACGTTTATTTACACGCATATATTATTGTATCTTTATTGTTCATAGTGTGTTGACCTTTTTGAGGagttaatttataaaaatcttgTGAGCGCGGCTTCTctttaattgtatttattattaaGATCACAAAATGGATAAGCTATATCAGTTATTAATGTAAAGACACAAAAGTTACTTGTCTATGTACTTGTTGCATCAAGATTGAACGAACATGAAGTCTTATATGTTAAGGCATGTTTTTAGTAAATACA
This DNA window, taken from Mercenaria mercenaria strain notata chromosome 19, MADL_Memer_1, whole genome shotgun sequence, encodes the following:
- the LOC128551206 gene encoding multiple epidermal growth factor-like domains protein 10 isoform X1; amino-acid sequence: MLNGTCADIDECSDKESCQQICNNTIGSYTCSCEPGFSLNITDRKSCISCQSWTYGLNCTSNCSCDIPNTETCNAKNGDCSCKSGWNGTYCEADINECANQSVCPENSSCVNVNGSFDCTCDRGYSKTSDKFLCKECDDYMYGDDCLENCTCNVETTNACNNVNGSCYCKKGWEGERCSLDTNECSENVTLCWNKANSTCKNEAGSFRCDCNEGFREQDGFCTDCDQWQFGKDCESNCTCNVTKSEYCNQISGICVCKSGWNGTNCQDDVDECDIENICPDNSSCENTLGSFECKCNLGYTETDNGQCNDVDECNATETCHQICSNTIGSFTCSCKLGFSLNITDKTSCTSCQPWTYGQNCESKCNCEIPNTEICNATNGECTCKTGWYGTYCEDDINECANKSVCPENSLCVNLNGSFDCNCDRGYVKTDDKRCKECENFMYGDNCSQNCTCNVNTTHVCNNVNGSCYCKEGWEGELCSRDIDECSEDVTICQTKTNSTCENEDGSFRCECDDGFREQGDICTDCDQWKYGENCGSNCACDVNRTMFCDPKTGMCMCKSGWNGSNCQDDINECDIDDICPDNSSCENKLGSFECKCNLGYSENETGNCEMCDSRHYGDNCSKDCSCSFENTNHCNHITGFCNCLQGWKGDNCSVDINECESNEDVCKEKVNSTCSNTIGSYDCNCIPGFKEEEKLV